Below is a window of Nyctibius grandis isolate bNycGra1 chromosome 12, bNycGra1.pri, whole genome shotgun sequence DNA.
TGAGGAGGGAGGTGGAACTGATGTATTAAACAAAGCTCTGTGTTTACGTGTGCCAAGTTGTACCATAttgctctttccttcttttcagcgGCTCACAGGGAGTCCAGCTTCGATGTCGTTCTCTCTGGCGTGGTGGCAGGCAGTACAGCGCAGCACAGCGCGGAGGTACTGGCAGAAATAGCTCGGATACTTAAGCCGGGGGGCCGTGTCCTCCTGAAAGAACCGGTGGTTACAGAATCAGGTGAGAGAATCCGCGTCAGCCTTGCTTTCCTGGCAGCACAGCAATTCTTGTGAGGATTAGGCTGAAATGGAAAGGGCAGGAACCCTGACCGACGTTCAGAGATTGTCATTCTCCTGACACACTAACCTGAACAGCAAGGGTTTTGTCCTGTGTTTAAGCTGGTAGCTGGCAGAGATGTTTGCAGTCACTCTTCTATCAAAAGTGCTGGACAGGCTTGTTCTTAAGCTACGTTGAAAAGCTCAGTGGATGCCAGTCTTCTCCTAGGGCATGTAATGTTAAATAGCTGCAGGTGTGTTTCTGAGGAGCTTCTgaagtgattttaaaaacaggtaaCAAATGCCGAGAAGCTGTCCCAGAAGCCAGCTGAGAAGTAGTTATCCAGAAAAGGTAAAAGCGTTTGGACTAAGTTTTAAGAGTAAAGCCAGAGCATCTGCCATGGGACAGCTGGAGGGGCACACGAGGAGGGGAACACAAGATTATTTCTCTGGCTTATGCTTGACCTGCATTCAaaccctgctggagcagggagctggttCAGGATAGAAGTGGGAAATAATACACGACCCAATAAGAACAGAAGCATCTGTGCTGGTGGGGTTTCTGGTGGCACAATCTACAGTGCTGAAAATGTAAGTGGCAGCAGAAACGCCTCCTTCAGGTTGGGAAGATTTGCCAGTGCTTTGAAGCTGGCAGTGGCTCTTTGGTGCAAGTGGTACCttagggggaggaggggggcttCTGGGACAGAACAAAGAACATGGAAAGTCTGCAGTAAatgaggtttcttttttccaaagtcaCATCTGACAGGCTGGAATTTGGTGGGATTGGAACACAGTGCAAGTGGGACTAGTGAGAGAGGTGAATGGATTCTGTTCAGCACAATCCTGTGCCCAAGTGAAGCGGCCTCTAATGAGTTTTTGATTAAACAGTGATTGTAATAGCTTTTGCCTACGAGAAGGAGGTTAACCTAGAATGTAAGACTCATTTAGGAGTCCatgttttgaaaactttgtGAGTTGTTCACTTTAATGTGTGAAAATGTTTTGGGGTATTTTGTTGTTTggattttggggtgttttttttttttccttttttttgatgGGTATAAATTGGGTTGAGGAAGGTTTTGGCATAGATCTGGAGCTAGAACGGCTTTGTGACCCCAGGCTGTTATTTTAGTGAACAAACTGCTTAAGGTCTGGTTTATTCCTGCTGTCTACTAGAAAGGGCCCAATTTTCAAGCAGAGGTTTGCCTTGAGTACTTCCTTCTAAAGCTCTTACTCTTCCAGGTTTCTCAGTGACCTCCATTCTTGTTCTTCCCTCCTCCTACTTCCTGCTTTTGTGTCTTCCAGGAAACAACAGCGGAATCAAGACAGCAGCCAAACTCCCCACAGCTCTGACTCTCTCTGGGTTGGTGGAAGTGAAGGAGGTATGTATGTACCGACCGCTTCCAGAAACTCCCTCATGCAGTGACCTTGAAACGTAGATGGCGATTCCTGGGGACTTGCTGGGTGACAAGGTGTTTAGTGTTTACTGTAAATGCTCATGGACGCTGCCTGCCAAGAACTTTAGCTACtgcaaagtgtttttctttaggATTGAAAATACCAGTTGTCTGTGTTCACTGGGAAGCTGGACTGGGTGCTGAAAGAAGGACTTCTGCATGAGGTTAACCTAAAACCTTACATTGCAGCTGCAAAAGGAAGCGTTGACCCCGGAGGAGGCCCAGTCGGTCCAAGAGCATTTGGGTTACCAAGGCAATGACCTTCTCATCGTTCAGATAGAAGGCAGGAAGCCCAATTTCGAAGTGGGATCCTCAAGTCAGCTCAAACTTTCCTTTGCCAAGAATCCTGGTCCTTCAGGTAAGGAGTGGTGCGCGCTGTCAGGATTGCCTGCCTCTTGGGTGACATGCATTCCTTGGAACAGGGAGGCAGCGCTGGGGTAGGGGGTGCTACAGTAAAAACCTGTGAAGTGGGGCTTTCCAAAGTTGTTTGAACTCTATTTTTTGGGAGTAGATGGGGCAAAGGCTGGAGTAACTactatttcttcctttgttttggtTCCAGGAAAACCCTCTGTGGACCCAGCCACTGCCAAGCTGTGGACGCTCTCTGCCAATGATATGAACGACGAAGAGATGGTATCTGGTCTTGTTTGTGAGGCTTTGCTGttgttccttctctctcttttctttcctgccctAAATAGTTTGTCATGCCTCTTGGGAAACTTTACAACTTGAGGTAGAAAAGCATCCCCAGGGCAAAATCTCTCATCTGCTATGTAAGGTCTTGAGAGCTCAGAGGTgtgagggcagagaggagacGTGGGTAAGAGGGCACAGCTGCAGTGctttaatcacagaatcgttttggttgggaaggacttttaagatcatcgagtccaaccattaacccagccctgccaaggccaccactaacccatgtccctcagcaccacatctacacggcttttaaatccctccagggctggggactccaccactgccctgggtgGAATGTTAGTGCTACACACAGCACCATTTCTTTGAACATAATACAGCGATGTCATTCCCTCCTGACAAATCAGTTCCCTCCATGTTATCTTCCGTGGTACGTTTTTAGGATCTTCTGGACTCTGATGAGCTGTTGGATTCAGAGGATTTGAAAAAGCCAGATCCATCTTCCCTCAGAGCTCCGTCCTGCAAAGAAATGGGCAAGAAGAAAGCCTGCAAGAACTGGTCAGTGCTGGGATTAGCGAACCTTTCAACTGTAACATTAAACCCTTAGAGCTGGATGGATTTTAGAAAGATGGTAGACACTTTGCTGTTCTTTGGAGCATAATTCTCTTGGTTCATGTCCTTTCATATCTTAACTATTTGAATGTAAATCCAAATACAATGAGAATTGACTAGCCACAGCAAAACTGCTACAAATTACCCCACTGATACGATCAACAGTCGTTTTGAAGGTGGCTACACAGTTTCTCCAGCCATGGCTAAAGCCCTGGTTTCTCAGATTTCAAGGAGAAATAGCACACACAGCACGTGCTGTAGAGTCATTTCCCACTCAGTTTAACCTTGAGGAGTGTGTTTCAACACTTGTTGTACAAACCATGGTGTTGAAGGACAAAGTGAAGAGCGTGAGAGTCCCAAAGTCAGCTGTGTCATGTCACAGAGCGAGGGCTGTTGTGTGTGATTTGGGCTGGAACAAGTGTTGGTGACTCACAACCTTTAAGCAGAAAGATGTAGTTGacttatttctgtctttatttatttttctacagcaCGTGTGGCCTGGCTGAAGAGCTGGAACAGGAGAAGAGGAGCTCACAGCCCAAATCTGCCTGTGGAAATGTAAATAGTCGTTTTTGTTTCTATACTGTGGTTTGCAGTACATGATCTCTAAGAACTGTGTTCTCTAGTGACTGCTCCCTAAGCTGGTTTCCTGCTTCCAAACACTGCTTgtgcagctcctgcagagctTTAGCCTCTTGCCCTGCGCCCACACGCTCTGTACCGGTGCGTGCTGTCTGTTCCAGCCCAAGTGCTGCCCTTGTAGGAGTGAGCAGCGAACCTTTACCTCCCTGCTCACGTGCTCGCCGGTGATCTGCTCAGGGAAGATCACCTTATGGGAGTGTGGCAGGACCTGGTGGTGGTTGGGGGCCTGCCCAAGCCCAGCATGCAGCTGTGCCCGGGCACACCGGCTGGGGTGGAACCTCGCTGCTTCCGTGTGAGCGCAGTGCCCTGCACAGCTCTGCTAACCAGACGCGTTGAGAGGCGGCAGCAGGGAAGCGGTTTCTGTGCTGAGATGCGCTGAGGAGCGTGTCATCTCTTAAGCTGGAAAAAACATATCACAGCGGGAGAGAACTGCAAGTTGCCCCTGATTACAGAaggtgcttttctttctcttgccaGTGCTACCTGGGGGATGCGTTCCGCTGCGCCAGCTGCCCTTACCTGGGGATGCCCGCCTTCAAGCCTGGGGAGAAGATTCTCCTGAAAGAGAACCAGCTGCATGATGCCTAACAAAGACAGCTCGGGATGTCCTGCAAAGGActcctctgcttttccatcAGTCTGAGGTTCTTGCAGTCCTCCTCATCCTCTCAAACTCA
It encodes the following:
- the CIAPIN1 gene encoding anamorsin: MGEYGVAPGQRVAIIWDSSSPVEALKDLVDKIQALVGPENRVSVENINQLSQSAHRESSFDVVLSGVVAGSTAQHSAEVLAEIARILKPGGRVLLKEPVVTESGNNSGIKTAAKLPTALTLSGLVEVKELQKEALTPEEAQSVQEHLGYQGNDLLIVQIEGRKPNFEVGSSSQLKLSFAKNPGPSGKPSVDPATAKLWTLSANDMNDEEMDLLDSDELLDSEDLKKPDPSSLRAPSCKEMGKKKACKNCTCGLAEELEQEKRSSQPKSACGNCYLGDAFRCASCPYLGMPAFKPGEKILLKENQLHDA